Proteins encoded in a region of the Labrus bergylta chromosome 9, fLabBer1.1, whole genome shotgun sequence genome:
- the trim105 gene encoding tripartite motif containing 105 produces the protein MAAAANAAASSKGSLKEDLTCAICCDLFRDPVMLACMHHFCKPCISRYWRGTQGPVTCPQCRKEFSCKQFQTNYLVTAMVEKVRATTSDTYLKNLEKQLKETLENHRLRKDDFVNSIRRDKDKMETIKKLGADLQARVKGEFRALHQILQDEETCVLEQLRREQEEELEKVQHHLEAIELALRELEENMRVLQQASADTENVVVTELPQLRPCVRADIAPEFDINAFCSKYMAPMQYITWRKMFKSLKPGPSPLTFDVDTAHPSIYVSRDKTVVVECEAVIPHMGHNKRFLQCINVLAAQGFQSGRHYWEIEVGTKTKWDLGVASEAVDRHSRIKLSPESGYWTLRVRNGNEYSAGTQPWSRLQLGCSPKRVGVFLDCEERRVSFYNADDMSLLYSFTNGPRGKVFPFFSPCISDNCQKPQPIKLIHYPPVALSG, from the exons ATGGCTGCTGCCGCGAATGCTGCTGCGTCTTCCAAAGGCAGCCTGAAGGAGGACTTGACGTGTGCCATCTGCTGCGACCTGTTCAGGGACCCTGTCATGTTGGCCTGCATGCATCACTTCTGCAAACCCTGTATCTCCAGATACTGGAGGGGAACCCAGGGACCCGTCACCTGTCCACAGTGCCGCAAGGAGTTCAGCTGCAAACAGTTTCAAACCAACTACCTTGTGACAGCCATGGTGGAGAAAGTCAGGGCCACCACCTCGGACACCTACCTCAAGAACCTGGAG AAACAACTGAAGGAGACTTTGGAGAACCACCGCCTGAGGAAGGATGACTTCGTCAACAGTATTCgcagagacaaagacaagatgGAAACCATAAAG AAACTTGGAGCGGATCTGCAGGCTCGAGTCAAAGGAGAATTCAGAGCTCTGCATCAGATCCTGCAGGACGAGGAGACCTGTGTGCTGGAGCAGctgaggagagagcaggaggaggagctggagaaagTCCAACACCACCTGGAGGCCATCGAGCTGGCTCTGAGAGAGCTTGAGGAAAATATGAGAGTGCTGCAGCAGGCCAGTGCTGACACTGAGAACGTTGTAGTGACAGAG CTCCCACAGCTGAG ACCATGTGTTCGGGCGGATATTGCTCCAGAGTTTGATATAAATGCCTTCTGCAGCAAGTACATGGCCCCTATGCAGTACATCACATGGAGAAAAATGTTCAAGTCTTTGAAGCCGG GTCCTTCTCCATTAACGTTTGATGTTGACACAGCGCACCCAAGCATTTACGTCTCCAGGGACAAAACTGTGGTGGTAGAATGTGAAGCTGTGATCCCACACATGGGCCACAACAAACGCTTCCTCCAGTGCATCAATGTCCTAGCTGCTCAGGGTTTCCAGTCAGGCCGACACTACTGGGAGATAGAAGTGGGCACCAAAACCAAGTGGGACCTGGGCGTGGCCTCTGAAGCCGTAGACCGTCATTCCAGGATCAAGCTCAGCCCTGAGAGCGGTTACTGGACGTTGCGAGTCCGCAACGGAAACGAGTACTCAGCCGGCACGCAGCCCTGGTCCAGGCTGCAGCTGGGATGTTCCCCGAAGAGGGTCGGCGTTTTCTTAGACTGCGAGGAGAGGAGGGTGTCCTTCTACAACGCCGACGACATGAGTCTGCTGTACTCGTTCACCAACGGACCCAGGGGTAAGGTGTTCCCCTTCTTCAGCCCTTGCATCAGCGACAACTGTCAGAAACCTCAGCCAATCAAACTCATCCACTATCCACCTGTCGCTCTGTCCGGCTGA